ACCTTTGTAACTTATTTCATGGTACTTgtacaaatttaatataatatattttgctGATAAGAAACATTCAGCAAGTGATACTTCTGTCATGGAAAGCTTGCTGAAGAGAACTGAAGTTATTTCTAAAATGATTATGTAGGGTTGTTCGATTTGCCTAACCAATGAGAAAAACATGGCCTTTGGTTGTGGACACATGGTAAACTCAGAAAAACACTACCATTTTCCATGTTTTATTTACATGCAATGATGGTTGATAAATGGTTCAAATGCAGACATGTTTGGAGTGTGGATCAAAAATTCGCAAGTGCCATATATGTCGAATGAAGATTACCAATCGTATTAGGTTGTTTCTTGATTAATTGAGGGAAGAGTTAGGTCATTTGTGCCATTACATGTGTTTCTGCAACATCATTAAAGagaaatgtttttctttttcatttcggCTACATATGTTTTGCAGTAAGATCAAATCTTGACCATTAGATTTTACAGTGACAGTCAAGATTATTGATCAATAAAGGTCATTTGACCATGTGTATATATTTCTTGTGTGAATATATCAAAATCTGTGGACAgtaatattttgttgatatatatgaattttgaaCAACAAGGAGATGacaaaagttaattaattgAGACAGTGTCACCCATAAAACTTGAGTATGTTATGTTGATAATACTATGATGTTGGCTTGAACTTTCACTACTGATCATCAAATTCATTCATTAGTATGATGTTTTTCAAGTGTTTTATTAACTCTATTCAAACTCATATTGTTCTGTTATTCTATTCAAACTCATATTTCTAAATCAGTTATCATTTATCTACCTTTTTATTATCTCTCAATGTATAGGACACCAGTAGCTGTTGATCTTGAATTCAAAAGAATCTAAAAGAATTTCTGTGGGATTGGGGCATGACGGCAGGAAAACAATCTGGGTCAAATAGGCAAACATAATAgagtaaatattattaaactacaataaatataataaagttaaaaattatccACCCATAAACAACATTACCTATAAAGTTAATAGactatataaatataagtaacaggataatttatttgtttatttatatttgaaattatattaaatatttgaaacataCACCAGATGTAAACATGAGATATTTATTGTCATATGGATGATGGATTTTGTGATCACATAATTTAACATCCTTtatttctccactcttagaaaGTTTTGTAGTCATGGATTTTCCCACTGGAACAATATGTCTCGCTTGTGTGGCCTGCCTAAAAACGAACTCTCTTCTGTATAGCCTTCTAAACCTTCTTTGGTGGCATACCAATCACAGTGAAATGTGCACCTATCATTATCCCTCCTATCCTTATAGATATCATAGGTCCCTTGTCCCCCACTCCATGAAAAGTGACAGAAGAACAACGTTGTGCCCCAAAAATTAGGACGGAAGTGAAACCCAAAACTTTTGTTATAGTTAATGACATGAACCTGAAGATCATCATCTCTGGATTTGCAATGAACACTGAGAGGTAAGTTGTGACCAAGCTTGTTGACTATACGCACATGTACGGTGTGCAATAACAAATAATCGACAGAGCCGTTCCGTTCTCCTAATAATAATGTCTGTGTGGTAGAGTTTGAGTTTGTGGATGTAGCAGGATCACAGGTAGCCATGACAAAAAGGAGAAGCAAAAGGGGTTTGACAAAGGATCCCATCTTGTGATGATTCTCTTGGTGGATATTTATGAGAAAGACAACAACGTTGTATATTTATATAGGTTGCATGAGGTTTCATCGGTTTCATCAGTTCTTTGCATTAGTTTTCAGCTAACATTTGCGTCTAAAAGTGAAACCAATATACCAACTGAATTTGAGGTTTGCAAGTGCTTTGTTTGTGAAATGCAAAGTACGTGCACAACTAAGATCAAGTAACGTGGGTAAAAGGTTTAgatctcttatttttttttttcataaaaaacaaaatcacgggacaacaaagtgttttttttttaaataatatatttttaaacaacaaattCTTAAATAGACCCATTGGgaacattatttttcttaatgaacatgtttagagttttctgtttctgtttttattttttttaaatggggagaaaaactaaaaaaaataattaatgttctaaaattttaaatttatgttttatttctcACTCATGtttttctacaatattatactgatcacaaattttatttcaaattctattacaaaattaatattacaaaactAAAACTTATTCAcccttaaattattttttagtttttttctcttaaagtaattaaaatctaatctcatcatttttaattatttattttaagttttaatatttaattatgtaaccctctaaaaaaataataataaaagtccTCCAAGAATTCGATCCTGGAATAGCTAAAAGAGTAGCTTAAGGTGCTTGGAATGGCGTAGGAACAAATGAAGAAATTTCCCAACTCAAGTTGTGTGATCATCCTAGTTATTTGCAGCATCAAcctcaattatttttaactttaattattttccaTCCTTTTAGCTTAGTGATGAGAGCCTAATTATGGAAGAAGGTGCATGAACAGAGGAGTGACACTCAAATAAGCAACCATTTCGCACCCAGTGGTAGAACTAGCATCCAAAGCCCATACTTATCATTTGGTGTCTAGAACCTAGGTTTTGATGACAATCTGCTTATTTGTACATGTTGAGTTTCGATGCTGGTTCAATTGATTCGGGGGATTGTGATTTCTAGTGAATTTTGTGTTTTGTTCAACTATGTGCTTCTTTCAATAAAGTGTCTTGTGCATTCATGCATTTTGTCTATTTAAATTTGGTAAATACATGAATTTAGTACCTCTTGCATATTAGTTGCATCATTCATTTCAATTTATCTTATTCCACGTGTGGTGTATTGTCCTACACTCTCTAGGTTGTGAAGTTGAAAATGTATAGCTTAACTGTTTCATGAATGGCATCATAGGTCCATAGGTTTCTAAGATAAGTGTTTTTCATTTGGCGCTcttcaatttaaaatgaatgCTATAAGCGGAAACTGTTAAGTAGAGAGTTGATTCAAGTTTAAACAATAGAATACAAGCGTTCATTTTTAggacaaaattaaatttcaaagaaaaaaatcttaAGTTTGGCATCATGGTTTCAGAAATAACTTGAACACGAGAAGCTATACACTTTAGTGAAAGAAAATAGAATTTCAACGGAACAGTTATGACATCAAACTTAAGATCTCAATGCAGCTTTAATTTGGTTTGTGTATTCATTCTTTGTAGACTAGTTTCCCTTCAACTTTACCGTCATATTTGATTGTTCACGTTTAATTTGAGCAAGCCTTTCGTAGAGAGTCTTCAaagtgttttatttgtttttgttaacattcaattctcaaatttttttttggtgTAGCTTTCTTcaatttagtgtttttttaacATTCCAAATTGCAGGTGTGACAGGTTATTCAAAAATCggtaaatttcaaaactttatcatAATAGTTCCAAAAACATTTGTTCAATAGaaataaggtttaatacctattttggtccctcttttcggagggtttgttcaaagtggtccctccttttttcaaaagttcactttAGTCCTACCTTTCGCAAAAACTGTTCAAGTTGGTCCTTTTTGGTAACGGCGTTAAGTTCACTAATGGCAGAACTGCCAGATGTGTAATGTTTGATGATGTGgcattataatttgttttaaaaaataattaataatgacgTGTAAATagggtaaaataaaaaaatagtgtatATTCCACCAGCATCAAGGCTTCGATACTCCTCTACTTGCACCCAAAAAACACTATAGAAAATGGTAGCAGAATCAAATGCATTTCCAGAATGAACAGACCCAAATCACAAATCCCATGCCGATAGGTTTAAAGCTTATCTTTTGAAACAACTCATATCCCTCATCTTCCACCATCACCCAAATCAACCACCGCcgaaagaaaatcaaacaacaaatcAATTTCTGAAGCAAAACGCCTTACCATCACAACCTGAGAATTCTGAACACCCTCTTCATCTTCAGAAGTTCAACCCAAACATAAACCCATTTTTTCCCCAACCCAATGCTTAACAGAAAACATTCACTACACcaataagaaaatcaatttttcacGCCCCAAGACTCACGCCCAACACAATACAGTACAAACAAGAAGGTGATTGCCGATGGCGGGTGTGAATTCCGAGTAGAAGCGGTGCAACCATGACGATTTATTTCACCTTCGACTTCGCATAACAGAGGAAGAGGAGTTTTATCGCCGGCATTGGAGTGGCGACCCTTTCTGGCATCAACGTCTTAAGACGAGGCGTAGGGAGAACCTCGCGCgaagaggagaaggaagaggCACCTTGGTGCGGTGGCCGGTAGAGATTGTGGCAGCGATCGCGCGACGAGCGACGGAAGAGGGGAACTCTCACCTCGATCGGCAACGAACGTCAGCGCCGGCGACGCCTTGTGCCACAACTCGCGGTGGCTGGTTGGGTGGAGGCCTGTTGCAACGGCAAATCAGTGAGAGGCAGTGGGAAGCAAACTCTCCCTAGGGTTTCTGgttgagaaattaatttttttttaacccaTATAATGAAGTGACACTGCCAACACATATAAAAGGTTCCAAGTCATCAAACATTGCACACCTGGCAGTTCTACCGTTAGTGAACTTAACGCCGTTACCAAAAAGGACCAACTTGAACAGTTTTTGTGAAAGGTAGGACTaaagtgaacttttgaaaaaaggagggaccactttgaacaaaccctccgaaaagagggaccaaaataggtattaaacctagAAATAACAAAGGAAATAAAACAACTTCAATTACATTGTCTAAAGATTCAAATGCAATAACTTTGATAAAACCCCAAGTTTGTCCCTATCATCTCTCAAATCTATCATGCCTCAACACTATTTGCAACATCATCTCTTCACGTATAACACATAAAAAAAGATAGGCTAAGTGTCTCAACCAAGAGGGGATGAATTGGTTTCcctttacaaaaatatgttctttaaaaatcttttcaaaatcttttgatCTTTCTTGGAATGCAATCAATAAAGAATGAATAACAATGCATAAGTAAAGGGAAAAAGAGATTCACACAACAATATATACTTTCGGCCAAGTCTACATCGAGtcttctttcaatcaaccttagattgaaagGATTCTAATATATTGATTGAGTTCTTACAAGCAAGATATAGAGACAACCCTCTCACTATACTCTTCTCTCAACTCCAAATCAACTATACCAAATACACCTAgaaagaacaatcctctttCTGTCAACCCTTAGAGATACCCCACTCTAAGTCACAAGAACTCCTCTAAGTCCTTCTTCCTGGCCGCAGCAATAGGGAACAACAATCAGACTTGATTGCAAAAGAATACTGATCTAGTACAATACACCTTGATGTAAAGAAAGTGATTAGCCAATGTAAGCTCTTCAATTCTTCAAAGAATCTTGATGAAAAATATCCAAATGTATGAATTCTTGATTCTTGAAAAGAGTAGGACGCTCCTGTAATAAATCTCAACAAACAATGTCAGATATTAAAGATATGATTCATTAAAAGTTGTTGAAAATAGAAGCAATGCgtctatttataaattttcacaATTCTGACACAATTTAATAGATTACGCtgttaatgtaatcggttaagcaaTTCCTTGTGCATTAACAGATTTACATTTTCAACATTTAATAGATTAAGCAgagcatgtaatcgattaaccaAAACATATGTCacagtatttaaaaaaatgactgTTGTGACAGTTATGGTTATTCTTGAAAAAAGGTTTTCAATCAAAGCAAAATTTAACCGATTAAGAAATTAGTGTAATTTGTCAAGTTCCAAACTTAAgcattttaaaaacttttttcattcaaaacacaTCATTGCACTTAGTAAACATGTGCAGGCATAACTACGAGTTTTAATCTATTATACCcataatgtaatcaattaaaaccTGATGTTTTGTCACTATTAAACATGTACTGATATCTGATGAATCTAATAGattatcactagtgcagaaagggctttagacgtctgttattttggccttttaacgtCATATCCAGACCCGACGTctttatgggtgacgttaatcagACGTCGGACTGTATAtaccagacgtctatatagacgtctatatagacgtctatatagacgtctatatagacgtcagacTAGATATaccagacgtctatataaacgtcagATGTGGGTAtaccggacgtctatatagacgtcggatgtATCCATATCTGATGTCTATAGGCCCTGGAACGTTTTGTTCACTATAACTCATTGGACGTCTGTTTGTCCACTGACAGAGGTCTACTgggtgtttttttaaaaaaaattaatttatttttacaataaaaccacacctgaaaaatagaaaattttcctAGAAcaatatactataatatatatatgcgtttcaactaaagaaagttctacttaatctaaaaaacaatccaataccaaaactatcaaaatataaacataaactaAACCTAAGTAATGTTCAACAACTAAGTGTTCctagctccatctttgcagaagataagctgtccactcctgccttatctgcctaattgtgtcctctagtataggagatgtactcttgaagcgctgcaaaatgaagaaagattcattatggtttcatatatgttcaaatatgaatttgatttgtaatgtattcaaggtatgcatcattacctcattctagtcatctgtaatggcagctcgaatgatggtcttaatccaagacatgacatagaagccacattcccatgaatctagctgcttgttacactaaaatgacaaactaaatagtcaagaatttagatcattcaataacattagaaaatgaattagaactataaatgacttacaacctttggatacaaaacttgaactagttgacctcgggatttacccataactctatttagattgaaaacacaaagtaaaattaatataactatatttatcataaaaatttaaggtcaacatgaaattcaaagtcatttttggagaaacacttacccttgaagcatgcttctcaagtcatttttcatcttcttgtgtagcgaacaaaaccatataattctACATTGtctgggaatgatgaccatcaccTACTAGTGAGACCTATCATGAATCATAAATAgttagtaaactaattaagtaaactttaatgaacttttacataaaacaacacatacccatcaatgtatcGCACAAGGTATACGTTTCTATTTGACTAagccatccatgtttgcaaataatattgtttgctttcaagtgtgttaccagaaggttgaatggtctgaggttcaacaaatccgtacatggaagaccgaccttggtctacaatgattgtgtccatgtatctaaaacaacaaagttaagttgttagaaactaggaatctaaataaaactaatatggaagacaaaattaactatcttacatgcaccatagttgaaggatgaaaatattcaacatcctgtctcccccaatGATCTCCAATGCATCATTGAATGTGATATATAATGGCACATGGGGGAGACCAAATACTCTAAAATCCCAGTATATTTCTAATGCTCCTCTCTTCAACTtgggtaatcttgtcattagctttgatagaggatcatcctccgcttcagccatctcatcatcttcatctatgaTTGGTTCATGCATCGactgcttctgaggacgtgtgaactgaagataagaatttcaaagttatcaataaatatttttaaatttaacatagaaatactaataataaaaatattatacctaTGGAGTagcaatgtgtgacatgatcaatgctctaggtcAGGCTATAtatgatcctatggcctcccccacaaaatgaatttctggagtgggtacaggcacctgagcctggggatcccgaaccttgtcaatcgtcacacgcacgtgctagggtaatatgggaacaccatgaatagtctgccctccctcaagTACTCGTCCGACaaccacaatgcgtgggggatccccatcaaccaacaactCATACTGACCACTATACTCAGTAGGTTCTACAgtagagcatgatcctctagtgctgacacgaggtgCTGTGGGCAACCCCATAGTGCCCTTCGTCATGGAATGCAActtctcttcaagcgctctttgtatttctttttgttcttttagctgctccatgaatcgttgctccattgatctcttGCTTTGGTTGAGTTTTTCCTctcactgaagatccatctgccttaGTGCGTCCTGACTCGTTGACTGAGTGTTTTTttgtgtagggccaaagtagtcacgaagaccaatcgccctaGGAATTCCACGTACACGTCTTGGGTGCTCGGGCTTTCCAATGGTCATTGTttgaatgtcgtccctaccttggccaacaaATGTTCCCTGAGTCTACtactcaaccaactcatcctgcacataaaaaaaactttgttaCTTAAAAGACATGCTATGATAAATACACAACCAATTcacatagtagtcttattccttcattttccaattgatctaaacctcgagggtcaacaactttcttggaatggcattaaagaacaaactcagacgtgtcagaatacccctaacaaaaggaggtaatatgcctcgaataacaactggtaacaattgttgcatcaatacatgacaatcgtgagactttaaaccaactaactttaactcttgcatagaaaaaaggttactaatatttgaagaataaccttgtcgaaccttcacacttcttaaagagttacaaaaactttgtttttcttttttagaaagagTGTGACAGGCTGGGGACATATAGGTGCGTCTTTCTATTgtctgtggatgtaactcagttcggattcccatgtcagccaaatcttgtcgtgcttttattccttctttgctcttccctttcaCGTTTAATAAAGTTTCGATGAcactatcacaaacatttttttcaacgtgcatcacatcaatacaatgtctaacatcaagtttacaccagtatggaagattaaaaaatattgatcgtttcttccaaatgttttttgcaaaggtacttttatgatgttttccgaacacaatgtcaatgtttttgactttgttgtacacctcttcaccatttTGGGGTCTggacacaacctcatcctcaacacttccattaaatttttttttcaatctactaTAAGGGTGATTACGAGGAAGtaattttcgatgtcttgtatatactgtCTTCTGACCATGATTCAAtggaaggtaactagtgttttcttcacaaatgggacatgcaaaatgacctttaacactataaccgctcaagtttccataggctgggaaatcatttatagtgcaaaacaacattgcacgcaaacgaaaATTTTCTTGAACATGTGAATCGAACACTtcaaccccttcttcccacaataatttcaaatcatcaattaaaggtttcaagtaaacatcaatgtcatttccaggttgtctaggacccgatatcatcatggtcaacatcacatattttctcttcatgcacaagaaaggagaaagattgtatatcatcaacataactgaccatgaactgtgtttgctacttaagttcccataaggattcataccatcctttgcaagtgcaagtcttaagtttcttggatctgcaccaaattctggaaatgtttcatcgatcttcttccattgtggtgaatcagttgggtgtcgaagaagattattgCACTTTCTTCCGACAacgtgccatttaaggttctttgcatcttctttaacagagaacatacgtttgaacctaggtattataggcaaataccccatcaccttagcaggtgtatcatcattaccttcatcacCAGTGTTTCtgtcatatttctttttaaaacgggataaaccacatgttggacaatactttagcgaagcaaactcctttatgtacaaaacacaatcattaggacaagcatgtatcttttgatattcaagacccattggacataaaaaaaatttgcctCGTAATTATGAATAGgtaaagtattattttctggaagcatctccttcagcaactccaacaactctgtgaaacttttatcggtccatccattcattgcttttaaactaaacaacttcaaagttgcagacagacgtgtaaagtttgAGCATTCTGGGAACAAcagttgctctgaatcatttataagagaatcatacaaattagctcttccaaaattatcttcaccaacatcacgtatcatgtcctctaaatgatcactcatccattcttccacataatttgttcctcgtgacgtggtaggctggtccagtacttcttcatgccaagtccaaacggtataagttctcattatgccgaacatgaatagatggtcacgcacattgcctaagtcttaccgtatttgattaagacaacgaatccaaggacaaaaatatgtcctgTTCACAGACTTTGCATTTTGTtgaacatattgcaagaacaccaaaacacccttctcatattcttcactaATGTGACGTTCATttatccagcttcgatccatactatgttcgtaacatacttcatcagtttcaattttttaactctcacaaggttaggccctacccattcagaaatattatttttcataattttctaagtcacgtgcaaagaagtctaacatgataaatttgataaaatttcgacaacatttcgcattggtctttgaaatacacgaaatgagagtggtcacggatgaccacaatcaaatatgcatccggagaacaacacaaataatctgaaccgaaattttatcaatcttatccataaactccaacgtacatgttatagcaaattatgaaaaataattttcccaaactgtccaatcggacaattcaaaatttaataccaacgattaaaagattaatcatttgtgttaaatttcaaacaggaactaagtttcactcaatgatttgatacttataatctaacatgccaatcacaacaaaactttatcacatgcatattcaaaagccaataacatgcatatgtAAAAGCCAATAAtatgcatacacaaaagccaataacatgcataaacaaaagccaataacatgcatacacaaaaaatTTTCAACAAGTAAGCTAACCTTCTTAGCATATTAAAAACACATTGGAGGGAAATGAAGGAGCACACGTCCAAAAATGCAGGTCAAAAAGGGTCAAAAACGCCAACCAAGAACACGCCtgaaactgcaccaaaacgtaacgaaaacacattttaatcggttcaaatggaagatatttcatcaaagagtaatttaattagattaaaagtaaatttaaacggtccaaaagagagaaaatgcacctggaaatgcaatgccgtagagagaaaacgtgaggaggaagacgatgaacagtgagcgtaactccccgcgggttcgcgttttctTGTATAATAGGCTATAGACGTCGGGCGCTAGTAGGGACCGACATCTATAATAGTATAGACGTCAgggccctcactaatatgacgtctttctaatttaaaaattaatatttgcgggtcatatagacgtcggttaggaGGGTGCCCGACGTCTAGGttaacttttcacctaccttgTCAGCCATATAAACGTCTGTTACAGGGGGGCCGACGTCAATAAtcgtatatagacgtcggggtgaCGGGAttagacgtctatatggcggaaaaaaatgacttttcacctacccgttaggcatatagacgtcggccccccctaacagacgtctatattcccaacttatttacgaaaatacCACCGGTTAATAATTTACttggttattttgtggtccgacgtctacggggtgacgttaaagggcaattctgcactagtgtatgCAAactgtgtaatcgattaattcatAAAGATATGCAATGTGCAAAGTGTTTTCAccaaaagtttatttataaacaatGAATCCATAACATAGATAGTTCACGCAcatatacaaatataatcaagCAACAATTTTGCCATGtttaagaaactataaaacatttatgttgtcatcatcaaaaactcatatgTGAGATATGAGTTCATCTTTACATAGCTCTCCCTATCAATAAATGACATTAATCTCAAAGTTGCAACGCCATGATCTCGTTAGAGGATTGCCAGATGTATCATTCAATGACATAGTCTTTTATAGTGCTTGCATGAAGGGCAAACAAGTCAAAGAATCTTTTAAAAGCAAAAACATGGTTTTGACCAAACGACCTCTTGAGCTACTTCATGTATATTTGTTTGGACCTACAAGAACTGAGTCTATGAATGGTAAACGCTATGGATTGGTAGGTGTAGATGATTTTTCTAGGTTgacttatgttttgtttttaactcATAAGGATGAGGCTTTTAACGCTTTTAGCAAACAATGTAAAAGGATAAAGActgaaaaggatttgaaaattatGTTTACCTGAAGTGATCATTGAGGAGAATTTAAAAATGAGCTATTTGAAAACTTTTGCGAAAACTctaacatcaaacataattTCTCAACTCCAAgaactccacaacaaaatgaagttattgagaggaaaaatagatcTTTGTAAGAAGTGGCCAGAATTATGTTGAATGCTTTTAACACTCCTAAACACTTCTGGGCAGAAGAAGTTAACATTGCTTGCTATATTCAAATCAGAGTTTACATCAGGCCAATTCTAAACAAAACGCCCTATGAGTTATGGAAGGACAAAGTGccaaatatttcttattttcatccTTTTGGTTGTCAATGTTTTATTCTAAACACCAAGGATAGCTTAGGAAAATTTGACACTCGTAGTAATGAAGGTATCATGCTTGGTTACTCTGAAACATCAAGAGGATTTAGAGTTTATAACTCTAGAGTCTTGATAGTTGAAGAAGGCATTCATTTGAAATTTAACCATGAGCCTAACTAAAATAAGTTAGAGAAGGCGCCCAATGATCTTAAACGAGCCAATTTCCACTTCTCATGCCGAGAAGGTGGAGAACGAGGTTGGGGGCTACCATGGCCACCCTCAGATGAGGGTCTACCTtctgccttttgcttgaggagtttctcctcaagcttcctatacccaccacgagataataggtgggggttttATTTTGAGCACTTATTCCTTGTGCTTTGGTTCTTATTGCCTGTCACATATAATGaattagttcatatgatataaatttgttaataaggaattgaataatatcaaCTATACTAACCTGCCATTTCTTTGATATTTGACTCTGTACAAAGAGGCACCAAGTCTCCTCATTAATGGTCTTTTATTTTGCACATGGAGACTCATTTTTTTTGGCTCCAAATACATATCTCGAGGTCAACTTAGTCTTAAAACCTCGAAATTTCTCAGCAATAGAtgataaacacttatttctaagtgttgcgacatttggaatgtcaaatgtcgtctgcaataaacataataaagttgtatcaatataaaattatcaacATAAACAAACTgtaattcaaattatattaattaacttaccaatagatcgTTCCATATAATGTTCCGAT
The Vigna angularis cultivar LongXiaoDou No.4 chromosome 5, ASM1680809v1, whole genome shotgun sequence genome window above contains:
- the LOC108339240 gene encoding S-protein homolog 5, with protein sequence MGSFVKPLLLLLFVMATCDPATSTNSNSTTQTLLLGERNGSVDYLLLHTVHVRIVNKLGHNLPLSVHCKSRDDDLQVHVINYNKSFGFHFRPNFWGTTLFFCHFSWSGGQGTYDIYKDRRDNDRCTFHCDWYATKEGLEGYTEESSFLGRPHKRDILFQWENP